A DNA window from Coffea arabica cultivar ET-39 chromosome 6c, Coffea Arabica ET-39 HiFi, whole genome shotgun sequence contains the following coding sequences:
- the LOC140008857 gene encoding putative lipid-binding protein AIR1B: MGSKASTTTLALFLAFNLIFFTQVSATPLPTCTAVLDLSVCLSLLGIPIIDVGSQCCSCFNNLVDLDAAACLCAYLKTRSLLTLDLTAAVTAIVNGCGKHYPSGYQCL; encoded by the coding sequence ATGGGTTCCAAGGCCTCCACAACCACCCTAGCTCTCTTTCTTGCCTTTAACCTTATCTTTTTCACTCAGGTCAGTGCCACGCCCCTGCCTACTTGCACAGCTGTCCTGGACTTGAGTGTGTGCCTTTCTTTGTTGGGGATCCCCATCATAGATGTAGGTAGTCAATGCTGCAGTTGCTTTAATAACCTTGTTGACCTCGACGCAGCTGCTTGCCTTTGCGCCTACTTGAAAACTCGGAGCCTCCTCACCCTGGATCTCACAGCTGCCGTTACAGCGATTGTGAATGGCTGTGGCAAGCACTATCCATCAGGGTACCAATGTCTCTGA
- the LOC140008858 gene encoding putative lipid-binding protein AIR1B, with protein MGSKASTTTLALFLAFNLIFFTQVSATPLPTCTAVLDLSVCLSLLGIPIIDIGSQCCSCFNNLVDLDAAACLCAYLKTRSLLTLDLTAAVTAIVNGCGKHYPSGYQCL; from the coding sequence ATGGGTTCCAAGGCCTCCACAACCACCCTAGCTCTCTTTCTTGCCTTTAACCTTATCTTTTTCACTCAGGTCAGTGCCACGCCCCTGCCTACTTGCACAGCTGTCCTGGACTTGAGTGTGTGCCTTTCTTTGTTGGGGATCCCCATCATAGATATAGGTAGTCAATGCTGCAGTTGCTTTAATAACCTTGTTGACCTCGACGCAGCTGCTTGCCTTTGCGCCTACTTGAAAACTCGGAGCCTCCTCACCCTGGATCTCACAGCTGCCGTTACAGCGATTGTGAATGGCTGTGGCAAGCACTATCCATCAGGGTACCAATGTCTCTGA